A genome region from Hevea brasiliensis isolate MT/VB/25A 57/8 chromosome 9, ASM3005281v1, whole genome shotgun sequence includes the following:
- the LOC110656390 gene encoding protein FAR1-RELATED SEQUENCE 11 → MQCHLSKLEIMSKLTDLVKETSESGMDSCADDIGTVEEMAEVTILSRQTSVNLVPFIGQRFVSQDAAYEFYCSFAKQCGFSIRRHRTRGKDGVGRGITRRDFTCHRGGYPQIKASDEGKMQRNRKSSRCGCQAYMRIVKKADFDVPEWRITGFSNIHNHELLKSNEVQLLPACCTMSADDKSRICMYAKAGMSVRQMLRMMELEKGVKLGCLPFTEMDVRNLLQSFRNVNRDSDAINLLEMCKYRKDKDPNFKYNFQIDPNNQLERIAWSYASSIESYEAFGDAVIFDTTHRLDPYDMIMGIWVGVDNHGSNCFFGCVLLRDENTESFSWALKTFLESMDGKAPETILTDQNIWLKEAVAVEMPRTKHAFCIWHIIAKFSDWFSVLLGSQYDKWKAEFHRLYNLHSVEDFEVGWMKMVDTYGLHGNKHIASLYALRAFWALPFLRCHFFAGMTSAFQSDLINAFIQRILSAHSLDNFVEKVAVAVGYKVDAGPKQKVQRKAHKVSLKMGSPIESHAATVLTPYAFSKLQEELVLAPQYASLLVDETYFIVRHHIDMDIGCKVLWIPHDEFISCSCHLFEFSGILCRHVLRVLSTNNCFHIPDRYLPVRWREVNTSLTKPFQAFSSDERAGKVQLLQFMVSTLITESIDTEERLNVACDQVARVLSRIKEFPGPAHDDNDVAYTSPSDSLILPEVEDSVGFVQSFAAGNTHDPMTLEKMKERIRDGINIYRKRRRCSLPCCGQFGHDANDCPMMGSDDLNEDGLGFI, encoded by the exons TCTGAAAGTGGTATGGATTCATGTGCTGACGATATTGGCACTGTAGAGGAAATGGCAGAGGTTACAATTTTGTCCCGGCAAACTTCTGTTAACCTTGTCCCATTTATTGGACAGAGGTTTGTTTCCCAAGATGCTGCCTATGAATTTTATTGCAGCTTTGCAAAGCAATGTGGCTTTTCAATCAGACGTCATCGTACTCGAGGGAAAGATGGTGTAGGTAGGGGAATTACAAGAAGGGATTTCACTTGCCACCGTGGTGGCTATCCTCAGATAAAGGCTTCTGATGAGGGAAAGATGCAAAGAAATCGAAAATCATCTCGATGTGGTTGTCAAGCATATATGCGAATAGTTAAAAAGGCAGATTTTGATGTTCCTGAATGGCGAATTACTGGTTTTAGTAACATCCACAACCATGAACTTCTGAAATCAAATGAGGTGCAGCTGCTTCCTGCTTGTTGCACTATGTCTGCAGATGACAAGAGTCGAATTTGCATGTATGCAAAAGCTGGGATGTCAGTGCGACAAATGTTAAGGATGATGGAGCTGGAGAAGGGTGTTAAGCTAGGTTGTTTACCATTCACAGAAATGGATGTCAGAAACTTGCTGCAGTCATTTAGGAATGTGAATCGTGACAGTGATGCTATCAACCTTCTTGAGATGTGCAAATACAGGAAAGACAAAGATCCCAACTTTAAGTACAACTTCCAAATTGATCCAAACAACCAGTTGGAGCGCATTGCTTGGTCTTATGCTTCATCTATTGAATCATATGAGGCTTTTGGAGATGCGGTAATATTTGACACCACCCATCGTTTGGATCCTTATGACATGATTATGGGGATTTGGGTTGGGGTGGACAATCATGGCAGTAATTGTTTCTTTGGATGTGTGCTTCTGCGAGATGAAAATACAGAGTCCTTTTCCTGGGCATTGAAG ACATTCTTGGAGTCCATGGATGGAAAGGCTCCAGAAACTATTTTAACTGATCAAAACATTTGGCTTAAAGAAGCAGTTGCTGTTGAAATGCCAAGAACCAAGCATGCGTTCTGCATATGGCATATAATTGCAAAGTTCTCTGATTGGTTTTCTGTTCTGCTTGGGTCACAATATGATAAATGGAAGGCTGAATTCCATCGGCTTTATAATTTGCACTCTGTAGAGGATTTTGAAGTAGGATGGATGAAGATGGTCGATACATATGGCCTACATGGAAATAAACACATTGCCAGTTTATATGCATTGCGCGCCTTTTGGGCTCTACCATTTTTGAGATGTCACTTTTTTGCTGGAATGACCAGTGCCTTCCAGTCAGACTTGATAAATGCTTTTATCCAACGGATTTTGAGTGCTCACTCTCTTGATAACTTTGTAGAGAAG GTTGCTGTAGCTGTTGGATATAAAGTAGATGCAGGACCAAAGCAAAAGGTGCAACGAAAGGCCCATAAAGTCTCCCTCAAAATGGGATCTCCAATTGAGTCTCATGCTGCTACTGTTCTTACACCATATGCCTTTAGCAAACTACAAGAAGAGCTTGTTTTGGCTCCACAATATGCATCACTATTGGTAGATGAGACTTATTTCATTGTGAGACACCATATAGATATGGATATAGGGTGCAAAGTTCTGTGGATTCCTCATGATGAATTCATTAGCTGTAGCTGCCATTTGTTTGAGTTTTCAGGAATTCTTTGCAGACATGTTCTCCGTGTTTTATCAACAAACAATTGCTTTCACATTCCAGATCGATATCTGCCTGTTCGTTGGCGTGAGGTCAATACATCATTGACAAAGCCCTTCCAGGCTTTTTCTTCAGATGAACGTGCAGGAAAAGTTCAGTTATTACAATTCATGGTGTCAACACTAATTACAGAATCAATAGATACAGAAGAGCGTCTCAATGTTGCTTGTGATCAAGTTGCTCGGGTGTTATCTCGTATCAAGGAATTTCCTGGGCCAGCACATGATGATAATGATGTTGCTTATACTAGCCCATCTGACTCATTGATTCTTCCAGAGGTTGAAGATTCTGTTGGATTTGTCCAAAGTTTTGCTGCTGGGAATACTCATGATCCAATGACCTTGGAAAAGATGAAAGAGAGGATAAGAGATGGGATAAATATCTACAGGAAGCGCAGGCGATGCTCTCTGCCTTGCTGTGGGCAGTTTGGACATGATGCAAATGATTGCCCAATGATGGGAAGCGATGACTTAAATGAAGATGGTCTAGGATTTATCTAA
- the LOC110656372 gene encoding endoglucanase 25 — protein sequence MSERNIRGGSFEISTVETLSTDYDRGAYRWQSEEDVKQSWLLKPNKESERRKKRMAYVNNVTVKTLLLLVFLGGFIALVVKVVSRHRHRHPAPGPDNYTIALHQALMFFNAQRSGRLPNQNNVSWRGDSCLKDEIVGGYYDAGDAVKYTFPASFAMTVLSWSVIEYSAKYEAAGELDHVKDIIKWGTDYLLKTFNSSSKDSITSIAAQVGGERDQYCWMRPEDIDFDDKKHRSANQCYNCPALAAEAAAALAAASIVFKDTEDYSKKLVHGAEILFKFATKGQGENYSGTPDPPSHFYNSSGFWDEFVWGGAWLYCATGNSSFLQLATTPKLAKKDYAFWGGPSKGVLSWDNKHAGAQLLLSRMRIFLGYGYPYEEMLRTFQNNIDDIMCSYLPVFPTFNRTKGGMIQLNHGRPQPLQYVVNAAFLATLYSDYLEGELISGWQCGPEFYTNEALRDFARSQIDYILGKNPRAMSYIVGYGNYFPQRVHHRGASIPYGKVKYGCRGGWKWRDSRRPNPNTIVGAMVGGPDQHDGFQDMRANYNYTEPTIAGNAGLVAALVALSGGRTSKIDKNTIFYAIPPLYTLGPPPPVTWTP from the exons ATGTCAGAGAGAAACATTAGGGGTGGTTCTTTTGAAATAAGCACCGTCGAAACTCTGTCCACCGATTATGACAGGGGAGCTTATCGCTGGCAATCGGAAGAGGACGTCAAGCAAAGCTGGCTGTTGAAACCTAACAAGGAGAGTGAAAGGAGGAAGAAAAGAATGGCTTATGTGAACAACGTGACGGTCAAGACTCTGCTGTTGCTGGTCTTTTTGGGTGGTTTTATCGCCCTCGTTGTTAAAGTCGTCAGCCGTCACCGCCACCGGCATCCGGCTCCTGGCCCTGACAACTACACTATCGCCCTCCACCAGGCGCTGATGTTTTTCAACGCCCAGCGAT CTGGAAGACTTCCAAACCAAAATAATGTTTCATGGAGGGGTGACTCCTGCTTGAAGGATGAAATTGTTGGTGGCTACTATGATGCTGGCGATGCAGTCAAGTACACTTTTCCTGCATCTTTTGCCATGACCGTATTGAGTTGGAGCGTGATCGAATACAGTGCAAAATATGAAGCTGCTGGAGAGCTAGATCACGTCAAAGACATCATCAAGTGGGGCACTGACTACCTTCTCAAAACCTTCAATTCCTCATCCAAGGACTCAATAACCAGTATTGCTGCACAAGTTGGAGGAGAACGTGATCAATATTGTTGGATGCGACCTGAGGATATTGACTTCGATGATAAAAAACACCGTAGCGCAAACCAATGTTACAACTGTCCAGCATTGGCTGCAGAAGCGGCTGCTGCATTAGCTGCTGCATCCATTGTGTTCAAGGACACTGAAGACTACTCGAAGAAACTTGTCCATGGTGCAGAAATACTGTTCAAGTTTGCCACGAAAGGTCAAGGTGAAAACTATTCAGGCACTCCAGATCCACCCTCACATTTTTATAATTCTAGTGGTTTTTGGGATGAGTttgtttggggtggagcttggcTGTACTGTGCAACTGGAAATTCTTCCTTCCTTCAACTTGCTACCACACCTAAATTGGCCAAAAAAGACTATGCTTTCTGGGGAGGCCCTAGTAAGGGGGTGCTTAGCTGGGACAACAAGCATGCTGGCGCTCAGTTGCTTCTAAGCCGTATGAGAATTTTTTTGGGTTACGGCTACCCATATGAAGAAATGCTGCGAACATTTCAAAACAATATAGATGATATCATGTGCTCATACCTACCCGTTTTCCCAACCTTCAACAGAACCAAAGGAGGAATGATCCAACTAAACCATGGAAGACCACAGCCTCTTCAATACGTGGTGAATGCAGCTTTCTTGGCTACCCTTTACAGTGATTATCTTGAAGGTGAATTGATATCAGGATGGCAATGCGGACCTGAATTTTACACGAACGAAGCTTTGCGCGACTTCGCAAGAAGCCAGATTGATTACATCCTTGGTAAAAATCCTCGGGCTATGAGTTACATCGTAGGCTATGGCAATTATTTTCCACAGCGAGTACATCATAGAGGAGCTTCAATTCCATACGGAAAGGTAAAGTATGGCTGTAGAGGAGGGTGGAAATGGAGAGACAGTCGAAGACCAAATCCAAATACCATTGTTGGAGCCATGGTTGGGGGCCCTGACCAACATGACGGCTTCCAGGATATGCGTGCCAATTACAATTACACAGAGCCAACCATTGCAGGAAATGCAGGTCTTGTTGCTGCGCTCGTGGCTTTGTCCGGTGGAAGGACTTCTAAAATTGACAAGAATACAATCTTTTACGCAATTCCTCCATTGTACACACTTGGACCACCACCTCCAGTGACTTGGACACCATGA
- the LOC110656383 gene encoding uncharacterized protein LOC110656383 isoform X1, with protein sequence MEKKLSSVAKTFTPSPIQELSHFAQRCNAINLAEGFPDFPAPIHLKIAAVSAINSDFNQYRHVQGICEHLARTTKEMHGFDVDPQTDIAICCGQTEAFAAAVFAGFFFRCSQVAIYMVVFTCFVHYMNNLGIYVTGSFLTVIDPGDEVVLFDPSYETYEGCIRMAGGIPVYVGLEPPYWSLDSDKFMGSFTRRTKAVILNSPQNPTGKVFTKDELEIIAGACCRRDCLAITDEVYEHLTYENIKHKSLASLPGMQERTIITSSLSKTFSVTGWRIGWAIAPAFFASAIRNIHVKLTDSAPAPFQEAALTALRSPPDYYESLRRGYESKRDYLVELLAKIGFQIQLKPQGSFFLFAELPKNSSLSDVEYVKELIEQAGVVAVPGCGFFHTNLSSEKPSQVSCNYQKRYIRFAFCKSDATLAAAAQKLGEL encoded by the exons ATGGAGAAGAAGCTATCCTCAGTTGCAAAGACCTTCACTCCCTCACCTATTCAAGAGCTCTCTCACTTTGCTCAGAGATGCAACGCGATCAACCTCGCCGAAGGCTTCCCGGACTTTCCGGCTCCCATCCACTTGAAAATCGCTGCCGTTTCGGCCATTAATTCTGACTTCAATCAGTACAG GCATGTGCAAGGAATTTGTGAGCACTTGGCGAGAACTACGAAGGAAATGCATGGTTTTGATGTTGACCCTCAGACTGATATAGCCATTTGCTGCGGCCAAACAGAGGCATTTGCAGCCGCAGTGTTTGCTGGTTTTTTTTTCCGCTGTTCTCAAGTTGCCATTTACATGGTAGTTTTTACTTGTTTTGTTCATTACATGAACAATTTGGGTATTTATGTTACTGGCTCCTTTTTGACAGTGATAGACCCGGGGGATGAAGTTGTGTTGTTTGACCCTTCTTATGAAACATACGAAGGGTGCATCAGAATGGCTGGAGGAATCCCT GTATACGTGGGACTTGAGCCTCCTTATTGGAGTTTGGATTCAGACAAATTCATGGGGTCTTTTACTCGGAGAACAAAAGCTGTGATATTAAACAG TCCTCAGAATCCAACTGGGAAAGTTTTCACTAAAGATGAGCTTGAGATCATTGCAGGAGCTTGTTGCAGAAGGGATTGCCTAGCTATAACAGATGAA GTTTACGAGCATTTAACATATGAAAACATAAAGCACAAATCCCTTGCCTCACTTCCAGGAATGCAGGAGCGGACAATCATTACTTCTTCTTTATCAAAAACTTTCAGTGTCACAG GGTGGAGGATTGGGTGGGCGATTGCTCCAGCTTTCTTTGCCTCTGCAATTAGAAATATTCATGTTAAACTCACTGACTCTGCTCCAGCACCTTTCCAAGAAGCAGCCTTGACTGCCTTAAGAAGCCCTCCAGATTATTATGAATCATTGAGAAGA GGTTATGAATCAAAAAGAGATTACCTTGTGGAGCTGCTTGCTAAGATTGGTTTTCAGATTCAATTGAAGCCTCAGGGTTCATTCTTTTTATTTGCAGAGCTTCCTAAAAATTCCTCACTTTCTGAT GTAGAATATGTCAAGGAATTAATAGAACAAGCAGGGGTGGTTGCAGTACCAGGTTGCGGATTCTTTCACACAAATTTATCTTCGGAGAAACCATCTCAGGTAAGTTGTAACTACCAGAAGAGATACATCAGGTTTGCTTTCTGCAAAAGCGATGCTACATTGGCTGCTGCAGCACAAAAACTTGGTGAGCTGTAG
- the LOC110656383 gene encoding uncharacterized protein LOC110656383 isoform X2: MEKKLSSVAKTFTPSPIQELSHFAQRCNAINLAEGFPDFPAPIHLKIAAVSAINSDFNQYRHVQGICEHLARTTKEMHGFDVDPQTDIAICCGQTEAFAAAVFAVIDPGDEVVLFDPSYETYEGCIRMAGGIPVYVGLEPPYWSLDSDKFMGSFTRRTKAVILNSPQNPTGKVFTKDELEIIAGACCRRDCLAITDEVYEHLTYENIKHKSLASLPGMQERTIITSSLSKTFSVTGWRIGWAIAPAFFASAIRNIHVKLTDSAPAPFQEAALTALRSPPDYYESLRRGYESKRDYLVELLAKIGFQIQLKPQGSFFLFAELPKNSSLSDVEYVKELIEQAGVVAVPGCGFFHTNLSSEKPSQVSCNYQKRYIRFAFCKSDATLAAAAQKLGEL; encoded by the exons ATGGAGAAGAAGCTATCCTCAGTTGCAAAGACCTTCACTCCCTCACCTATTCAAGAGCTCTCTCACTTTGCTCAGAGATGCAACGCGATCAACCTCGCCGAAGGCTTCCCGGACTTTCCGGCTCCCATCCACTTGAAAATCGCTGCCGTTTCGGCCATTAATTCTGACTTCAATCAGTACAG GCATGTGCAAGGAATTTGTGAGCACTTGGCGAGAACTACGAAGGAAATGCATGGTTTTGATGTTGACCCTCAGACTGATATAGCCATTTGCTGCGGCCAAACAGAGGCATTTGCAGCCGCAGTGTTTGCTG TGATAGACCCGGGGGATGAAGTTGTGTTGTTTGACCCTTCTTATGAAACATACGAAGGGTGCATCAGAATGGCTGGAGGAATCCCT GTATACGTGGGACTTGAGCCTCCTTATTGGAGTTTGGATTCAGACAAATTCATGGGGTCTTTTACTCGGAGAACAAAAGCTGTGATATTAAACAG TCCTCAGAATCCAACTGGGAAAGTTTTCACTAAAGATGAGCTTGAGATCATTGCAGGAGCTTGTTGCAGAAGGGATTGCCTAGCTATAACAGATGAA GTTTACGAGCATTTAACATATGAAAACATAAAGCACAAATCCCTTGCCTCACTTCCAGGAATGCAGGAGCGGACAATCATTACTTCTTCTTTATCAAAAACTTTCAGTGTCACAG GGTGGAGGATTGGGTGGGCGATTGCTCCAGCTTTCTTTGCCTCTGCAATTAGAAATATTCATGTTAAACTCACTGACTCTGCTCCAGCACCTTTCCAAGAAGCAGCCTTGACTGCCTTAAGAAGCCCTCCAGATTATTATGAATCATTGAGAAGA GGTTATGAATCAAAAAGAGATTACCTTGTGGAGCTGCTTGCTAAGATTGGTTTTCAGATTCAATTGAAGCCTCAGGGTTCATTCTTTTTATTTGCAGAGCTTCCTAAAAATTCCTCACTTTCTGAT GTAGAATATGTCAAGGAATTAATAGAACAAGCAGGGGTGGTTGCAGTACCAGGTTGCGGATTCTTTCACACAAATTTATCTTCGGAGAAACCATCTCAGGTAAGTTGTAACTACCAGAAGAGATACATCAGGTTTGCTTTCTGCAAAAGCGATGCTACATTGGCTGCTGCAGCACAAAAACTTGGTGAGCTGTAG